One genomic region from Fictibacillus marinisediminis encodes:
- a CDS encoding alpha/beta fold hydrolase, whose amino-acid sequence MPEAKINGIQLYYEEYGSGHPFILLHGLGGDHQMFGHEIEQLKAHYRVIALDSRGHGKSEKVPQYTMEDHIQDVIGLMDHLLIKKTNILGASMGSYVAQGVAIAVPERVEKLILVVAKAFGKTSSTARLLAEHADEVKGLTQEEQMYALSKYIFHDLQAVGEWSQKLAVNVPVLTFEQQEAANRALENFDFRPELHKITANTLLISGKYDGLNPPKDGKEVASLIQKSCFEEFEKSGHAPSVEEPKRYTEVINNFLRS is encoded by the coding sequence ATGCCAGAAGCAAAGATAAACGGAATTCAACTGTATTACGAAGAGTATGGAAGCGGCCATCCCTTTATTCTATTGCATGGGCTTGGCGGTGATCATCAGATGTTCGGCCATGAAATTGAACAATTAAAAGCACACTATCGTGTCATTGCCCTTGATTCAAGAGGGCATGGCAAGTCGGAAAAAGTTCCTCAGTATACGATGGAAGATCATATTCAGGATGTGATCGGCTTAATGGATCACCTGCTAATTAAAAAAACAAACATTTTGGGAGCTTCCATGGGCAGTTACGTTGCTCAAGGGGTGGCGATTGCTGTGCCAGAACGTGTGGAGAAGCTGATTCTGGTTGTTGCCAAGGCGTTTGGGAAAACCTCGTCAACAGCAAGGCTCCTGGCTGAACATGCAGATGAAGTGAAGGGTCTTACGCAAGAGGAACAAATGTATGCTCTCTCAAAATATATTTTTCATGACCTGCAGGCGGTGGGTGAATGGTCTCAAAAGCTTGCGGTTAATGTCCCTGTGCTGACTTTCGAACAGCAGGAGGCTGCCAACAGAGCCCTGGAAAACTTTGATTTCCGTCCGGAATTACATAAGATCACTGCGAATACCCTTTTGATCAGTGGGAAATATGACGGTTTGAATCCTCCAAAGGATGGAAAAGAAGTGGCCAGTCTGATTCAGAAATCATGCTTCGAGGAGTTTGAGAAATCCGGGCATGCGCCGAGCGTGGAAGAGCCGAAACGTTATACAGAAGTAATCAATAACTTTTTAAGATCTTAA
- a CDS encoding helix-turn-helix domain-containing protein, giving the protein MKNYSVALSIICLAIGITAGSWFISDALSSPKAIHTTTGETAQKQLLTQSELAGYLGLTAEEVKKLGPQLDSGDDLESELPFIKVGSTVYFPKKGVDKWLRETQSMIIQ; this is encoded by the coding sequence ATGAAAAATTATTCAGTTGCATTGTCTATTATTTGTTTAGCCATAGGAATCACAGCGGGAAGCTGGTTTATATCTGACGCACTTAGCAGCCCCAAAGCAATCCATACAACAACCGGGGAAACTGCTCAAAAGCAACTATTAACACAGTCGGAGTTAGCGGGATATCTAGGGTTAACTGCAGAAGAAGTTAAGAAACTGGGTCCTCAACTAGATAGCGGAGATGACCTTGAGAGTGAGCTTCCATTTATTAAAGTGGGGAGCACGGTGTATTTCCCCAAAAAAGGAGTTGATAAATGGCTGCGAGAAACGCAATCCATGATCATTCAATAG
- a CDS encoding O-methyltransferase, with amino-acid sequence MEETWSIVDAYFSSKLHGADPDLDYVLKANSEAGLPSIDVSPSQGKFLYLLTKLKGAKHILEIGTLGGYSSIWMARALPEDGRLITLEYSQKHADVARENIRKAGMDHKIEVLVGPALESLPTLKEKGFSFFDFIFIDADKPNNPNYLKWALMLSKPGTVIIGDNVVRDGEVVDGNSQDSSVLGSRALMDLLANEPRIEATAMQTVGSKGYDGFVFGIVKE; translated from the coding sequence ATGGAGGAAACGTGGAGTATTGTCGATGCTTATTTCAGCTCAAAGCTTCATGGAGCTGATCCGGATTTGGACTATGTTCTGAAAGCCAACAGTGAGGCAGGTTTACCGTCAATTGATGTCTCACCCAGTCAAGGGAAGTTTCTTTATCTGCTGACCAAGCTAAAAGGAGCAAAACACATCCTTGAAATTGGTACGCTTGGCGGCTACAGCAGTATTTGGATGGCACGTGCGCTGCCGGAAGACGGACGTCTCATTACCTTGGAATACAGCCAAAAGCATGCAGATGTAGCAAGAGAGAACATCAGGAAAGCAGGAATGGACCACAAAATTGAAGTTCTTGTAGGTCCTGCCCTTGAATCTTTGCCAACGCTTAAGGAAAAAGGATTCTCTTTTTTTGACTTTATTTTTATTGATGCAGATAAGCCAAACAACCCAAACTACTTAAAATGGGCACTTATGCTTTCCAAGCCAGGTACAGTAATCATTGGGGACAACGTAGTGCGTGACGGAGAAGTAGTGGATGGCAACAGTCAGGATTCCAGTGTGCTGGGTTCACGAGCATTGATGGACCTGTTGGCCAATGAGCCAAGGATCGAAGCGACAGCGATGCAGACGGTAGGAAGCAAAGGCTACGATGGGTTTGTTTTTGGCATAGTAAAAGAGTGA
- a CDS encoding YfiT family bacillithiol transferase, with amino-acid sequence MIDLRYPVGLFALDQDITAKKIEEWIHDIESAPNQLKEAVNDLTEEQLDTPYRPGGWTVRQVVHHLPDSHLNSYTRFKLALTEENPVIRPYKEDQWAELPDSILPIAVSIQLLEALHERWIVLLKSLTTADLEKTFTHPDSGVVTLAQNIGLYSWHSRHHIAHITSLRQRSGW; translated from the coding sequence ATGATAGATTTACGCTATCCGGTTGGCTTATTTGCACTAGATCAAGACATTACAGCGAAAAAGATTGAAGAATGGATCCATGACATTGAGTCAGCGCCTAATCAACTGAAAGAAGCAGTTAACGATCTTACAGAAGAACAATTGGATACTCCTTATCGTCCTGGAGGCTGGACAGTAAGGCAGGTTGTCCATCACTTGCCTGATAGCCACCTTAACAGCTATACACGCTTTAAACTGGCGCTCACAGAAGAGAATCCAGTCATCAGGCCTTACAAGGAAGATCAATGGGCCGAGCTGCCTGATTCTATACTCCCGATTGCGGTTTCCATTCAATTGCTGGAAGCTCTCCACGAACGCTGGATCGTACTGCTTAAATCGTTAACCACTGCTGATCTTGAAAAGACATTCACTCATCCCGATTCCGGAGTTGTAACACTAGCGCAGAACATCGGGTTGTATTCCTGGCATAGCCGTCATCATATCGCTCATATCACGTCGCTCCGCCAGCGGTCAGGCTGGTAA
- a CDS encoding VOC family protein — protein sequence MSKVTPFLMFEGQAEEAMNFYVSLFDDSEITKITRYGANEGGAEGSVMKAEFSLNGQRFLCIDSSVKHEFTFTPSISMYVTCDTEEEIDRVFQKLSEDGQVLMPLGSYPFSRKFGWTSDKFGVSWQLTLA from the coding sequence ATGTCCAAAGTAACACCTTTTTTAATGTTCGAAGGCCAAGCAGAGGAAGCGATGAACTTTTATGTTTCACTCTTTGATGATTCAGAGATTACAAAGATTACTCGATACGGTGCAAATGAGGGAGGAGCAGAAGGTTCAGTAATGAAGGCGGAGTTCAGCTTAAACGGGCAGCGGTTTCTCTGTATCGACAGCAGTGTGAAGCATGAATTTACCTTTACACCTTCAATCTCTATGTATGTAACCTGTGATACAGAAGAAGAGATTGATAGAGTATTTCAGAAATTGTCAGAGGACGGACAAGTCTTAATGCCGCTAGGCTCCTATCCATTTAGCAGGAAGTTTGGCTGGACATCGGACAAGTTCGGCGTATCTTGGCAGCTGACCCTAGCGTGA
- a CDS encoding SMI1/KNR4 family protein, which yields MKTISEEESVSTVSCTFNPPADHKKNEAFEKKHGLTLPVDYKAFLVLHEGAAFWNWPIFTAENFYNKDNSERV from the coding sequence ATGAAGACAATTTCTGAGGAAGAATCAGTATCTACAGTTAGCTGTACATTTAATCCTCCAGCAGATCACAAGAAGAATGAAGCATTTGAGAAAAAGCATGGACTTACTCTGCCCGTTGATTATAAAGCCTTTCTTGTTTTGCATGAAGGAGCAGCTTTTTGGAATTGGCCGATTTTTACAGCTGAAAATTTTTATAACAAAGATAATAGTGAAAGAGTGTAA
- a CDS encoding kinase, translating to MQINISSIIKKIPKLKTGQRFILGIDGLSRSGKSTLAKDLQHHLIQNEVSHFLIHIDNHIVERELRYHTGREEWAEYYHLQWDVKELTRSIFSRLKTGRRLEVPFYNNDSNTLSLKEVQLPETCLIIIEGVFLQREEWRPFFDYLVYLDCPKETRFLRESERTQQNIMKFQNRYWPAEDYYLKTVRPNQQADLVLYNNHMKKPAL from the coding sequence ATGCAGATAAATATATCTTCTATCATCAAAAAAATCCCAAAGCTAAAAACAGGCCAGCGCTTCATCCTTGGAATCGATGGGCTAAGCCGCTCAGGAAAAAGCACCTTGGCAAAAGATTTACAACACCATCTCATTCAAAATGAAGTTTCACACTTTTTGATTCATATTGACAATCACATCGTGGAAAGGGAATTACGCTATCACACCGGCCGGGAGGAGTGGGCTGAGTATTATCATCTTCAGTGGGATGTAAAGGAGCTTACTCGAAGCATATTTAGCCGATTAAAAACCGGCAGACGGCTTGAGGTCCCATTTTATAATAACGATTCCAATACCCTCAGCCTTAAGGAAGTTCAGCTTCCAGAAACCTGCCTCATCATCATCGAAGGCGTATTTCTTCAAAGGGAAGAATGGAGACCGTTCTTTGATTATCTCGTCTATTTGGATTGCCCGAAAGAGACAAGATTTCTGCGGGAAAGTGAAAGAACGCAGCAAAACATTATGAAATTCCAAAATCGATATTGGCCGGCGGAAGATTATTATCTTAAAACCGTAAGGCCGAATCAACAGGCGGATCTTGTTCTGTACAATAACCACATGAAAAAACCAGCACTGTGA
- a CDS encoding alpha/beta fold hydrolase — MNKKLKLVLIILLVLLVVYAGGFFIWTQKTFKPTAQLNQLVDVKNEVQHKDGLYIFKPKNKEPRDGVIFYPGAKVEPTAYSYWAKKVADAGYLVVIPEMPLNLALLGKNKAEEAMKADPDIKKWYIAGHSLGGSAASAYALKHPHKIKGMIFLGSYTTEGSNLSNAHFPLLSIYGERDGLSTKAKISGYKSFNPADTTYYEIKGGNNAQFGMYGPQAGDKKAGISNKKQQDQVIKEILSWLNKENRH; from the coding sequence TTGAATAAGAAACTGAAGCTTGTCCTTATCATTTTGTTAGTCTTGCTAGTTGTCTATGCCGGCGGCTTTTTCATCTGGACACAAAAGACCTTTAAACCTACGGCTCAATTGAACCAATTAGTGGATGTGAAAAATGAGGTCCAGCATAAAGACGGCCTTTATATTTTCAAACCGAAAAACAAGGAACCAAGGGATGGTGTGATTTTTTACCCTGGAGCTAAAGTTGAACCAACCGCCTATTCCTACTGGGCGAAAAAGGTAGCTGATGCCGGTTATCTCGTTGTCATACCGGAAATGCCGCTGAACCTGGCTCTACTCGGCAAAAACAAAGCCGAAGAGGCGATGAAAGCTGATCCTGATATTAAGAAATGGTATATCGCTGGCCATTCACTGGGCGGATCAGCAGCTTCCGCTTATGCCTTGAAACACCCACATAAGATTAAAGGTATGATCTTCCTTGGTTCTTATACAACGGAAGGTTCAAATTTATCGAATGCCCACTTCCCTCTTCTTTCTATCTATGGAGAACGAGACGGCTTGAGCACAAAAGCAAAGATCAGCGGCTACAAATCGTTTAATCCGGCTGACACCACCTACTATGAAATCAAAGGCGGGAATAATGCCCAGTTTGGCATGTATGGTCCTCAAGCCGGTGACAAAAAAGCAGGTATCTCCAACAAGAAACAGCAGGATCAGGTGATCAAAGAAATCCTATCCTGGCTCAATAAAGAAAACCGGCACTAG
- a CDS encoding RNA polymerase sigma-70 factor, with protein MDTEMLYTTHRPLLFSLAYRMLGSVQDAEDIIQDTFIALNGTEAEHIQNIKAYLCKMVTNRCIDRLKSARKKREQYVGEWLPEPLLTENTQSEDPAHQMFMKESVSMAYLLLLQQLSETERAVFLLKEVLQYSYEDIAEMVGKSSTNCRQIFHRAKKSIGSPSEEKKITKKGASLTEQFFRALTSGDTDTLLSLLSVDATLITDGGGKIKAAIFPILGADRISRFYQGILPKLPKDVSYTFTTVNSEPGMILTVGGRVYAVMSLHIENNRIQNIYSIMNPDKLTHISA; from the coding sequence ATCGATACGGAAATGCTTTATACCACACATCGCCCACTTCTTTTTTCCTTGGCGTACCGAATGCTGGGCAGTGTACAGGACGCCGAGGACATCATCCAGGATACATTTATCGCATTAAATGGAACAGAGGCCGAGCACATTCAGAATATTAAAGCCTATCTATGCAAAATGGTAACCAACCGCTGTATCGACCGGCTGAAGTCTGCTCGAAAGAAAAGAGAACAGTATGTTGGAGAGTGGCTGCCTGAGCCGCTGCTTACAGAAAACACCCAAAGTGAAGATCCGGCCCATCAAATGTTCATGAAAGAATCAGTATCCATGGCTTACTTGCTTCTGCTTCAGCAGTTGTCGGAAACAGAGCGAGCGGTGTTTCTCCTTAAGGAAGTCTTACAATACAGTTATGAGGATATTGCCGAAATGGTTGGCAAAAGCAGCACGAATTGCCGGCAGATCTTTCATCGGGCGAAGAAAAGCATCGGAAGTCCTTCTGAAGAAAAGAAAATAACGAAAAAAGGAGCGTCACTCACCGAACAGTTCTTTCGTGCACTCACTTCCGGAGATACCGATACTTTGCTCAGCCTGTTGTCAGTTGACGCTACCCTGATCACAGACGGAGGCGGAAAAATAAAAGCCGCTATCTTCCCGATCCTTGGAGCAGACCGCATTTCACGCTTTTACCAAGGCATTTTGCCAAAGCTTCCGAAAGATGTCAGCTATACCTTTACTACGGTAAACAGCGAGCCTGGAATGATTTTAACGGTTGGCGGGCGTGTCTATGCTGTCATGTCCCTTCATATTGAGAATAATAGAATTCAAAACATCTACTCGATCATGAATCCCGATAAACTTACTCATATCTCTGCCTAA
- a CDS encoding phytoene desaturase family protein, with translation MRTFETAIIGGGIAGLTAAVYLAKDGISTVVIEKGKQLGGRAQTAQKNGAYLNLGGHALYKGGEAEAILNELGIKPPGSVPETKGSAIWNQSLYTLPGSLSSLLSTRLLSWPGKMELGKLLVKLKKIDAKTMGDMSLRQWAEAEIKDPMVRHVFYALCRTSTYCIGPDEQRAGAVIQQVLRGMNGVIYVDGGWQTIIEELKEIAVKAGVTILTHQSVSSVLKNDSFTLSLSNGETINAHSVLSTASPEQTFRLIEGAENTSLSAWKERAKPVFAACLDVSLHTLPNPNQQFAIGVDQHILFSNHSRAARLSEDGSVVCQLIKYLGTEQENNAIECKQELEHVLEMLQPGWRKELKAYQFLPHIAVMQDSCAMNHHFSYGPSVPEIPGLYIAGDGAGHGEMLVDAAFASAKRAASAIVQEAVNRGIQKEA, from the coding sequence ATGAGAACATTTGAAACAGCGATCATTGGCGGAGGAATTGCAGGGTTAACAGCTGCTGTTTATTTAGCCAAAGACGGAATTTCAACTGTGGTCATTGAAAAAGGAAAACAACTGGGCGGCCGGGCGCAAACAGCCCAAAAAAATGGAGCCTATCTTAACCTTGGCGGGCATGCTCTCTATAAAGGTGGTGAGGCGGAAGCGATACTAAACGAGCTTGGGATTAAACCACCAGGAAGTGTGCCGGAAACGAAAGGCAGTGCCATTTGGAATCAATCTTTATATACGCTTCCGGGCAGTTTAAGCTCTCTGCTTTCCACCAGGCTTCTTTCTTGGCCAGGGAAAATGGAATTAGGAAAGCTTTTGGTCAAACTGAAAAAAATCGATGCTAAAACAATGGGAGATATGAGTTTGAGACAATGGGCAGAAGCTGAAATTAAAGATCCCATGGTCAGACACGTTTTTTACGCGTTATGCCGTACATCAACCTATTGCATTGGCCCGGATGAACAAAGAGCTGGTGCTGTAATACAACAGGTTTTGAGAGGCATGAACGGCGTCATTTATGTAGATGGCGGCTGGCAAACCATTATTGAAGAATTAAAAGAGATAGCGGTGAAAGCGGGCGTAACAATCCTCACTCATCAATCCGTCTCTTCTGTCCTAAAGAACGATTCTTTTACCCTCTCATTGTCTAATGGGGAAACGATTAATGCGCATTCTGTACTATCTACTGCAAGCCCGGAGCAAACGTTCAGACTGATAGAGGGAGCTGAAAATACGTCTCTTTCCGCCTGGAAGGAAAGGGCAAAACCGGTGTTTGCTGCTTGTCTTGATGTCTCGCTGCACACTCTTCCGAATCCGAACCAGCAGTTTGCGATTGGAGTGGATCAACACATTTTATTTTCCAATCATTCTAGAGCTGCCCGTTTAAGTGAAGACGGTTCAGTGGTCTGTCAGCTCATTAAATATTTGGGGACAGAACAGGAGAATAATGCAATAGAATGTAAACAGGAGCTGGAACATGTATTAGAGATGCTGCAGCCCGGCTGGAGAAAGGAACTGAAAGCCTATCAATTCCTTCCGCACATTGCCGTGATGCAAGATTCCTGTGCAATGAACCATCACTTTTCCTATGGCCCATCCGTCCCGGAAATTCCTGGATTATATATTGCAGGAGATGGCGCTGGCCATGGCGAAATGCTCGTAGATGCGGCCTTCGCAAGTGCAAAAAGAGCCGCATCAGCTATTGTTCAGGAAGCTGTGAACCGCGGAATTCAAAAGGAGGCATAA
- a CDS encoding nucleoside hydrolase, translating to MPKKVLLFTDLGIDDAFALIYAFFRKEEVQILGIVADYGNVSRVDVIRNINYIKFIMGQEKVPVFLGASVPLTGISVQYFPEVHGKVGLGPIIPPEIPYPVFPFNDIYQIIDANIEDLSIINLGRLSSLATAFVLNLEKMRNVKEYICMGGAFFVPGNVTAVAEANFHSDPYAANLVLQHAKNLTLIPLNVTQYALVTPEMVQTIHRFHQNTKDPAGLIIKPMLDYYYNFYSQSNPGIKGSPMHDFMTIWYLLNPNFVSLTKIPIKVIPDRGEGFGQSIADLRFTTNPEYKIHSVAVHFNYEAFKKSIMDTLLIWR from the coding sequence ATGCCCAAAAAGGTTCTTCTTTTTACAGATTTGGGAATAGACGATGCTTTTGCTCTCATATATGCTTTCTTCCGCAAAGAAGAAGTGCAAATATTGGGTATCGTAGCTGATTATGGTAATGTATCCAGAGTTGATGTTATTAGGAATATTAATTATATAAAGTTCATTATGGGACAAGAAAAAGTCCCCGTATTTCTTGGTGCTTCTGTCCCTTTAACGGGTATTTCGGTACAGTATTTTCCTGAAGTACACGGAAAAGTTGGATTAGGACCAATCATTCCCCCCGAGATTCCTTATCCTGTATTCCCTTTTAATGATATCTATCAGATCATTGATGCAAATATTGAGGATCTATCAATCATCAACCTTGGAAGACTTTCTTCATTAGCAACCGCATTTGTTCTTAATTTAGAAAAGATGAGAAACGTTAAGGAATATATCTGCATGGGAGGAGCCTTCTTTGTTCCTGGAAATGTAACGGCCGTAGCTGAAGCCAATTTTCACTCTGATCCTTATGCAGCGAACCTCGTCTTGCAGCATGCGAAAAATTTGACACTTATCCCATTAAACGTCACTCAGTATGCACTTGTTACTCCCGAAATGGTTCAAACCATCCACAGATTTCACCAAAACACAAAGGACCCCGCAGGACTCATCATTAAACCGATGTTGGACTACTACTACAATTTTTACTCTCAATCTAATCCAGGCATAAAAGGAAGTCCGATGCATGATTTTATGACCATTTGGTATCTGTTAAATCCTAATTTTGTTAGCCTTACAAAAATTCCTATAAAAGTAATACCAGATCGGGGGGAGGGATTTGGTCAAAGCATTGCCGACTTGCGTTTTACAACAAACCCAGAGTATAAAATACATAGTGTGGCTGTTCACTTTAATTATGAGGCATTTAAAAAAAGCATTATGGATACTCTTTTAATATGGAGGTAG
- a CDS encoding YczE/YyaS/YitT family protein yields MTFRKSSFFSLGIIVLTLGISLTILSNSGTSPYDALLVGSFRTIGLTVGSWEIIIALLMIFLNAAASRTRPEYLALLTALITGAGIDFWLFTLEGWLKPVTYFSQFSLLALGMVFIGIGTSLYLQAEFAPIPLDRLMLILQKQAGWTIAVSRLVISVVILLLAFLLHGPIGIGTILTAFFNGTILSFFMPYAIRLYQT; encoded by the coding sequence ATGACTTTCAGAAAATCATCATTCTTTTCTTTAGGAATCATTGTTCTAACGCTTGGCATTTCCTTAACCATTCTTTCAAACTCCGGCACTTCTCCATATGACGCGCTTCTCGTTGGATCATTTAGAACCATCGGCCTCACGGTAGGCTCTTGGGAGATTATTATTGCCCTGTTGATGATCTTCTTAAATGCAGCTGCTAGCCGAACCAGGCCTGAATACCTGGCTTTACTGACTGCCTTGATTACTGGCGCTGGCATCGATTTCTGGCTATTCACTCTCGAAGGGTGGCTGAAACCAGTAACGTACTTCTCTCAATTTTCACTGCTCGCTTTAGGGATGGTGTTCATTGGTATCGGAACATCCCTATATTTACAAGCTGAATTTGCACCCATTCCTCTTGACCGGCTCATGCTCATCCTTCAAAAACAGGCCGGCTGGACGATCGCTGTCTCCCGGCTGGTCATCAGTGTTGTAATTCTCTTGCTCGCCTTTCTTCTCCACGGACCCATCGGCATCGGAACGATTTTAACCGCCTTCTTCAATGGAACCATACTTTCCTTTTTCATGCCCTATGCCATCAGACTGTATCAGACATAA
- a CDS encoding GNAT family N-acetyltransferase: protein MEAKHVNTAEERKDAFKIRKKVFVEEQGVSLEDEFDQHEDTAEHILVMDGDQPVGTGRWRIVDGVAKFERICVLPSHRKFGVGKIIISTLEESAREKGLTSAKLHGQTQAEPFYEKLGYKSASGVFIEDGIPHIIMKKNLG from the coding sequence ATGGAAGCTAAACACGTGAATACAGCGGAAGAACGAAAAGATGCCTTTAAGATTCGGAAAAAGGTGTTTGTCGAAGAACAAGGCGTTTCTCTTGAGGATGAATTTGATCAGCACGAGGATACCGCAGAGCATATTCTTGTAATGGACGGAGATCAACCCGTCGGTACTGGCAGATGGCGGATTGTTGATGGCGTGGCAAAATTCGAACGGATCTGCGTACTTCCCAGCCATCGCAAGTTCGGTGTTGGTAAAATCATCATCAGCACGCTTGAGGAAAGTGCGAGAGAAAAAGGGCTAACGTCTGCCAAACTGCATGGCCAGACCCAAGCAGAGCCCTTTTATGAAAAATTGGGTTATAAATCCGCATCCGGTGTATTTATTGAAGATGGCATCCCGCATATCATAATGAAGAAAAACCTTGGATAA
- a CDS encoding MFS transporter: MWKNRNFLLLMFGVAVSSTGLWVGIIGNLEFLQKNVESSFLQALLLLSGFLVGVFLAPMAGRIIDRGDKKKILIYAGLARSFAIVFMYLAIANDNVWWMLIYTFIIGIAGTFSNPAMQTLIPLIVKKEDLLQANGVYMNIFTGARIAGTALGGAMLVGMSLTAMYTVTLVSYIILLFSTFYIAVEQKPRDKSADSKKESFFSTLKELYPIVKNQSKVVYGIFLLIPPYLFLSGFNLMVIEISQIQHNPGIKGILYTTEGLCVFLGTFLARRFFRERPRLPYLFAITFLIAAAHTSLFLANHPVMSVISFGLFGLSAGMLFPVTTTIFQTDIPSDYHGRFFSIKGMTDNIIFQILMLLTGLFLDTIGFEKMVIGFGISSFVIASIILLQYRSKMNRNKRRPVAVVK, translated from the coding sequence ATGTGGAAGAACCGAAACTTTTTATTACTCATGTTTGGTGTTGCGGTTTCGAGTACCGGCCTATGGGTCGGGATCATCGGCAACCTGGAATTTTTGCAAAAGAACGTGGAGTCATCCTTTTTACAAGCATTGCTTCTATTATCGGGGTTTTTGGTCGGAGTATTCCTGGCTCCAATGGCTGGGAGGATTATTGATCGGGGAGATAAGAAAAAAATACTCATCTATGCGGGTCTTGCGCGGTCTTTTGCGATCGTTTTCATGTACCTAGCCATTGCCAACGATAATGTCTGGTGGATGCTGATCTACACGTTTATCATCGGAATTGCAGGGACGTTTTCCAATCCGGCCATGCAGACACTCATTCCGTTAATCGTGAAAAAAGAAGATCTGCTGCAGGCAAACGGTGTATACATGAACATTTTTACCGGTGCAAGAATTGCTGGGACAGCACTTGGAGGGGCGATGCTCGTCGGCATGTCGTTAACGGCGATGTACACGGTGACACTCGTATCCTATATTATTTTACTTTTCTCTACGTTTTATATTGCAGTAGAGCAAAAGCCTAGAGACAAGTCAGCAGACAGTAAAAAAGAAAGCTTCTTCAGTACGTTAAAAGAACTTTATCCTATCGTGAAAAATCAATCTAAGGTCGTCTACGGTATCTTTCTTCTTATACCGCCGTATTTGTTTCTTTCCGGCTTTAACTTGATGGTCATCGAGATCAGCCAGATTCAGCACAATCCCGGAATCAAAGGAATTCTCTATACAACAGAGGGACTGTGTGTGTTTCTTGGCACCTTTTTAGCAAGAAGGTTCTTTCGTGAACGTCCGCGATTGCCGTATTTGTTTGCAATCACATTTCTCATCGCGGCCGCTCATACATCACTATTTTTAGCCAATCATCCCGTGATGTCTGTCATTTCGTTCGGCTTGTTTGGTCTGTCAGCGGGCATGCTTTTTCCGGTGACAACGACCATCTTCCAAACCGATATTCCTTCTGACTATCATGGACGGTTCTTCTCCATCAAAGGCATGACAGACAACATTATCTTTCAAATTCTCATGCTGTTAACCGGGTTATTCCTGGATACCATTGGTTTTGAAAAAATGGTCATCGGCTTTGGTATCAGCTCATTTGTCATAGCTTCCATTATTCTGCTGCAGTATCGGTCAAAGATGAATCGAAATAAAAGAAGGCCTGTAGCTGTGGTGAAATAA
- a CDS encoding histidine phosphatase family protein, with amino-acid sequence MQILLIRHGESEDDFLDEDYTGSIDLPLTSRGVEQVERMAQRVCAEFPPDLILSSTLIRARQAADLLSKTTGCSVTYIDNLKEKQEDESKTDFRLRGEKVLSSIRELGKDINRVAVVTHGGMITQIIEGFLELPQFNSVWFHSDNTGIHLLEYTRNGQLIRFTNCTAHLKNNEQLIE; translated from the coding sequence ATGCAGATCTTATTGATTCGGCATGGTGAATCAGAAGATGACTTTCTAGATGAAGACTACACTGGCTCAATTGATTTGCCGCTGACAAGCAGAGGGGTTGAACAGGTGGAAAGGATGGCACAGCGTGTTTGCGCTGAATTTCCCCCCGATCTGATTTTGAGCAGTACACTGATCAGAGCCAGACAGGCTGCAGATCTTTTATCCAAGACGACTGGCTGCTCAGTAACTTACATTGATAATCTTAAAGAAAAACAGGAAGATGAAAGTAAAACAGACTTCAGGCTGAGAGGGGAAAAGGTCTTATCTTCAATTAGGGAACTTGGCAAGGATATTAACAGAGTGGCGGTTGTTACTCATGGAGGTATGATCACCCAGATCATTGAAGGTTTCCTAGAGCTACCCCAGTTCAACTCTGTTTGGTTTCACTCTGACAATACAGGCATCCATCTGCTTGAATACACTCGAAACGGCCAGCTCATCCGATTCACAAATTGTACCGCTCACTTAAAAAATAATGAGCAGTTGATTGAATAA